The following proteins come from a genomic window of Gottfriedia acidiceleris:
- a CDS encoding VOC family protein has protein sequence MKNWVQFRIARPTNQLAEISKFYGEGLGLKRVGGFQNHDGYDGIMFGLPNVEYHLEFTQHIDGSPCPAPTKDNLLVFYIPEKTEIDLVKNRLNHMGYIDVEPENPYWLGKSITFEDPDGWRIVLMNTEGLRNT, from the coding sequence ATGAAAAACTGGGTTCAGTTTAGAATTGCAAGACCTACAAACCAATTAGCAGAAATAAGTAAGTTCTATGGAGAAGGGCTAGGCTTAAAACGTGTGGGTGGTTTTCAAAATCACGACGGGTACGATGGTATCATGTTTGGATTACCTAATGTTGAGTACCATTTAGAATTTACTCAACATATTGATGGAAGCCCATGTCCTGCCCCAACAAAGGATAATCTTTTAGTTTTTTATATACCTGAAAAAACAGAAATAGATCTTGTCAAAAACCGATTAAATCATATGGGTTATATCGATGTTGAACCTGAGAATCCTTATTGGCTCGGAAAAAGTATTACATTTGAAGACCCGGATGGATGGAGAATTGTGTTAATGAATACTGAAGGATTGCGGAATACTTAG
- a CDS encoding NADPH-dependent FMN reductase — translation MNIIMINGSPRKEGRTGKLTTIISKKYNIKTIDLSELVLPIYNGQEEQNENATIQKLRSQLENADAMIIATPEYHGGMSGALKNAFDFLGSKHFKDKPVAILAVAGGGKGGINALNNMRIVLRALYANVLSKQVVIDPSDFISEGTALEENTSYSVDSLFQELKLYAQISKKLNEEFETSNY, via the coding sequence ATGAATATTATCATGATTAATGGTAGTCCAAGAAAAGAAGGTCGTACAGGTAAATTAACTACAATCATCTCGAAAAAATACAATATAAAAACAATTGATTTAAGTGAACTGGTATTACCAATTTATAATGGTCAAGAGGAGCAAAATGAAAATGCTACTATCCAAAAACTAAGGTCACAGCTAGAAAATGCTGATGCTATGATCATTGCAACACCAGAATATCATGGTGGAATGAGCGGAGCATTAAAAAATGCTTTTGATTTTTTAGGTAGTAAGCATTTTAAAGATAAGCCAGTTGCAATATTGGCTGTAGCCGGTGGAGGAAAGGGTGGAATTAATGCACTTAACAATATGAGAATTGTTTTAAGAGCATTATATGCAAATGTTTTATCGAAACAAGTTGTCATTGATCCATCAGACTTTATATCGGAAGGTACTGCGTTAGAAGAAAATACATCTTATTCAGTAGATAGCTTATTTCAAGAATTGAAGCTCTATGCACAAATATCAAAAAAGCTAAATGAAGAATTTGAAACATCAAACTATTAA